Genomic segment of Actinomycetota bacterium:
ACTGATGCCGTCGACGGTGACCTGGTGCTCCTCCATGGCCTCGAGCAGCGCTGCCTGCGTGCGCGGGGTGGTGCGGTTGAGCTCGTCGACGAGGACGACGTTCGCGAACAGCGGTCCGGGGACGAACTCGAACTCCCGGAGGTGCTGGACGTAGATACTCGAGCCGGTGACGTCGGCTGGCAGCAGGTCCGGTGCTCCCTGGACCCGGGCGAAGCCTCCGTCGATGGAGCGGGCCAGCGATCGCGCGAGGACGGTCTTGCCGACCCCCGGGACGTCCTCCAACAGCAGGTGCCCGCCTGAGGCCAGGGCGACGATCGCGAGTTCGACCACGCGTCGCTTGCCGGTGACGACTTGCTCGACGTTGTCGACCAGACGACGCAGGGCGGTCGCTGCGCCACGGGGGGCGAGGGTCTCGGCGGTCACACGAGCTCCTGCGGTCGGCACGGCCCTCGGGTCGTCGGAACGGTCCCCGGTTCGCGTGTCGGCGCACGAGCCGCGAAACTCCAGCGGTACCGTCGTCGTTGTTGTCGGCACGCGAGGGGGGCGTGTTGAGCGTTCCGGTGCTCCCCAGGATGCCGGAACCAGACCCAGCGCGCTCGGCCCGACCACGGCGGACGGACCGCCGAACGGAACGTGAGGAGCAGCCGGACATGACGCAGCCACCTCCCGACGACGGCGCCGACGACGGCGTCGTCTCCGCGGAACCGCTCGGTTTCGCGATGGCGGACCCGGTCCGGCAACGTCGGACCAGTGCCACCGGGTTCCTCATCGACGCGTTCCGTCGCCGCCGGATCGGCCGCGCGACGCTGTCCGGGCTGACGATCGTGCTCTTCCTGGCCGGCGTCGGCATGTTCGCCTACCCGTTCATCACCGACGTCTACACCAGCCAGGTGGTCCAGAAGGGGTTGCAGGAGGAGTTCGACGAGATCCAGGTCGCCTCGTTCGAGGAGTGGGAGGCGGAGGTCGCGGGTGAGACGGGCAAGCCGCTGACCAAGATCGTCCTGCCCAAGCTCGACGTCGCGACCCTCGTCGTCGAGGGGACGTCGCCGTCCGCGCTGCGCGCCGGAGCGGGCCACTACCCCAACACCCCACTTCCGGGCCAGGTGGGCAACGTCGCCATCGCCGGCCACCGCACGACCTACGGCCGCCCGTTCAACCGCCTCGACCAGATGCGCCCGGGCGACGACGTGTGGCTGGTGACTCCCGTTGCCGACCACCGCTACGTCGTGGTCTCTGCCCGCGAGGCCGGCTGGATCGCCAACCCCTACATCACCACGCCGAAGGACTGGAGCGTCGTCGCTCCCACCAGCGACGCGTCGCTGACCCTGACGACGTGCCATCCGAAGGGCTCCGCGGCCGAGCGGCTGGTCCTGCGTGCCGAGCTCGCGGAGACGTTCGAGGCGGGCTACTACGACCGGACGGTCGCGGCCGCCGCCTGAGGCGTCCTCGGTTGGCAGGTTGTGCTCGACGCGCGCCACGGCTGGGCACACGCCACGTAGGCTCCGAGGCGTGTGGACCCCTCGCCTCCTCGCCCTCGTGGTCGTCGTCGCCGCGGCGGCCTGTGGCACCGGTCCGCCCGACCACGTCCGACTCGGGCTGGTGGCGCCGCTCACCGGATCGCGGGCCTTCATCGGCCAGGAGATGCTCAACGGCGCGCGGATCGCCGTGGAGGAGCTCAACCGCGAGGGTGGTCTGCTCGGCCAGCCGGTCGAGCTGGTCGTCGAGGACGACGCCGATCTCGTCGACCTCCCCGGCCAACTCGCGGACCTGGCCGAGCGCCAACGGGTCACCGCGGTCGTCGGGCCCGAGGCGCCTGGCGTCCTGCTCGGCCCGCGCAGCCCGCTCACCCGCCGCGACGTCCCCGCCCTGCTGCCCTCCGCGCTCGCCGGGGACGTGACGGACGCGTCGTCGCTCGTGATCCGCACCATCCCCGCAGCCGTGGATCAGGCCGAGACGCTCGGCCGCTGGCTCAGCGACGTTCGCGCCATCGACCGCCTCGCGTTGCTCATCGCCGACCCCGTCGAGGGCGACGCCGCCCGCGAGGATCTCCTCGACGGCTTCGTGCGAGGCGGCGTCGAGGTCGAGGCGGTCGTGGAGGCAGCCGGGGATGCCGCGGACCTCGGCCCGTCGGTCGCTGCCCTCCGGCGTGCGGCACCCGACGTCCGGGCGGTGATGCTCTGGGGTCCGCCCGCCCCGGCGGCGCGCGCGACGATCGCGGTCCGACGTCAGAACTGGGACGTGCAGGTGCTCGTACCGCCGAGCGCCTTCGTCTCGGAGTACCGCACGCTCGCCGGCGACGCGAGCGAGAACGTCGTCCTGGCGTTCCCGTACCGGGAGGAGTGGTTCACCGAGCCCGTCCTCATGAACTGGCTGCTCCGCTACCACCGCGAGCACGGCCTCGGAGCCATCCCCGAACTCGAGACGCTCGTCCTCGATGTCCCCGTCGCGGCGGTCGCCGCGTACGACGCCGTGATGCTGGTCGCCGAGGCGGTCAGGGTCACCGGTTCACGGGTTCCCGCCGAGGTGGCGAACGCGCTCGTCGACGTCGAGGTCGAGGGGATCCTGCGGACCTACGAGCTCGGCGGGGCACGGGAGGCGTGGGACCCTCGCGACCTGTACGTCGCGCGGTTCCACCAGCTCGCGACGGTCTACGACGTCGATCCGCGTCTCGACCTCGACGAGCAGCTCAGGCTGTGGCAGGCACAGGTGAACGCCGAGTACATCCCGCCATCGGTCCTCGAGGGGCCCGGCGGAGCGATCATCGAGGCGATCATCGCCGAGCGCATCGGCGAGGTGAAGGAGTACATCCCCCCCGCCCCGCCACCCGGACCGATCACACCGGGGGGCGTCACTCGATGATCCCACGGCGGATGGCCGTCGCTACCGCCTGGACGCGATCATCCACTCCCAGCTTCTCGTAGACACGGCGCAGGTGGGACTTCACCGTCTCCGGGCTGACGCCGAGGTCGGCTGCGACCGTCTTGGTGGATGCGCCCAGCGCGACCGCGCGGAGGACCCGTAGCTCATGAGCGGTCAGCCGGTGTTCCGACGCGGCTTCGGCCGCTAGGGGCCCGATCCGTTCCAGGAACGGCCCCGTGATGCTGGGGTGGAGGTACGCCGAGCCCTGGCTGACCGCCACGATGGCAGTGACGAGCGTGTTGCGACCGCAGTGCTTGGGCACGTAGCCACGTGCGCCTGCCGCCAGTGCCCGGGTCACGGTGTCCGCGTCGTCGTGCATCGTCAGGATCAAGATGGGTAGCTGCTCGTGCTCGCGTACCAGCGCCTCGGTCGCCGCGATCCCGTCGTGACCTTCGTCGAGCGTCACGTCGACGATGACGAGGTCCGGTCGAGTTGCTGCGACGAGCTGCAGGGCTTCGGCCTCGCTCGGCGCGACACCCACCACCTGGATGTCCTCCTGTGCGAGCATCGTCGTCAGGGCGTCCGCGAAGACCTGGTGATCCTCGACCAGTGCTACGCGCAGTGTCACGTCCGCCCTCTCCCCGCGGTCACACGTCCCGCCCACGCAGCGGGATGTCGATCCGCAACGTGGCGCTTCGCTCGGAGGTCACCAGGTCCAAGCCGCCCCCAACGTACGCCAGTTTCTGCTGCAGCAGGCTGAGGCCGGATCCGTTCGAGCGATCCGAGGCGACGTTCCTGATGTCGTTGTGCACCACCAACGAGATCCGATCCGACGTGCGCGACAGCACGACCCGGATGTCCTCAGCCGCGGCGTGGCGACGGGCGTTCACGACGCCCTCCTGAAGGCTCTCCAGCAGCAGCACGCCAAGGGACGACGAGATGTCGTCCCATCGACCAACGCCGACCTCCACGTTCACGCGGCAGTTCTGTTCTCGGCTGAAGCGCCGCGCGAAGCGCTGGATGGTGTTGCCCAGCCCGTCGCTGTCGACGCTGCGGCTGCGCAGATCGAAGATCGCCCCACGCAGGCTCTGGATCGCCGTGTCTATCCCTGCAACGAGACGAGGCGAGACCTCGCGGGCGACGGCGTGCTGTCCGTTCCCCACGGCGTGCTCGATCGTCTCGGCCGTCAACCTCGTCGCGCTGAGGCTCTGCAAGGTGACGTCGTGGATGTCCGCGGCGATGCGGACGCGTTCGCGGTCGCGCTCGTCCACCAGCCGATCCGCGAGGCGCCGATGCTCCCTCTCCAAGGAGCTCAGCTCATGCGACACCACCAGCGCGTGTCGTGCACTCAACAGGGGCAGCGCCAGCAGGAGGACCGCCCACGCCCCGATGCGGTCGTGCGCCATGCCGAGCGCAACCCCCATCGCACCCAGCATCAAGTAGGTCACGGCGGCCGTCGGTCGATCGGGGATGATCGCGGCGACCGCGCGGTGGACCGGTGTGCCGCGAGCGCTGCGCTCGGCGACCGCGACGAGCGACCAGTTCGATAGGTGGTAGGCCAGCACGGCGAGGAGGATGGTGGCGGCGGTCGGGCGCGCTCGCAGGTGCAGGATCGCCGACGCTGCCGTGGTGGCGAGGGCCATCTGCATGCGGTTGAAGAGGGCGTGCGACAGCCTGGTCTCCCCCCGCAGCTCCCAGACGGACACCGCCGAGACGCCGACCAGGACCCCGGCCACGGGCGGGTGGAAGAGGTAGGCGATAGCGATGTTCACCGGTGAGCTCATCGATAGGTAGACGTTGCTCGTGGCGGGGGCGGGCAGCGCGTTGGAGACCGCTGCGAGGGCCCCCCACAAGAGCAGCGCCGTGACCGGTCTGCCTGCGCCGGCGCGGACGGCGACGATGATGAGCGAGACGGACGCCGCCGCGAGGAGCCCGATGTAGGCCTGGAAGGCGGCGGTGGCCTGTTCGGTCCGCGCGGTGGTGGCGGTGTGCCCGTCACCGCGCGGACCGAACCGGTCGTTCAGCGCCAGTTGGCGGTCGCTCCGGCTACGAGCAACAGGCTGGCCAGTGAGGCGAGGCGGATCGCGATCCGCCGGATCGTCCTCGTCAACTCCTCCATCGTGGGAACCTCCCCTTCGTCGTTCGGGATGGTTCCGCTTCGCTCGTTGTGATCGGACGCTCACCGGGTGGCCTCCTGGAGGTCACGACTCGAGTCGTCATCGACCCGGGAGCGACGTGCCAGGCCCCGCGGGCCCGCCTTCGGCCAGCGGTCGCTCGCGCTGGAGTCAGGGTGCCCACACGTGGAGCGATCCCGATCACACGCCGGGTGAGGCTCGCACACCCCGGACGGGTGGTCAAGACGTCACCCATCGGGGCTACCTCCACCGTGGCCCAACTGGCACGGTGGCCCGGCCACGCGGCCGTCACCCCGGCGGCGTGGCGGAGCGAGCAGCGGAGCGGAGCGGAGCGGGGGGGGCGGGGGTGGCTGGGCCGGGTCACGTCGGAGGGAGGCGCGTGGTGGCGCGTCACTGGTTCCGCGTGGCCGCGGTACGGAGGTGGACGCGCGCCGCCGTGGCGCTAGCAGGGGCCGCCGTCGTCGTGACGGCGGCACCTGCCGTCGCCGATGGGGGGCACGTCTCAGGGGCGTTGGCGTTCGTGAACGGCAGTCGCAGCGCCAGCGGCAGCCCACCGGTCTCGCTCGACCCGGGCCTATCGTCGATCGCGCACGGCTGGGCCGTGACGCTGGCCCAGCGCGACGAGCTGGTCCACAACGCCCGTTTGCCCGCGGCCCTGGAGGATGCGTTCGGCAGCGGCTGGGTCTCCGCTGGCGAGAACCTCGGTCGCGGACCCAACGTGACGTCGATCCACGACGGCTTCCTCGCCAGCGCGAGCCACCGCGCGGTCCTCCTCGATCCGGCGTACACGCTCGTTGGCATCGCCGTGGTGCCCAACGGACAGCGCCTGCTAACGGTGCACGTCTTCGTGCACCCGGCGGCGCCCGCCCCGGCGGCGGTCACCCCCGCGGCCGATCCGCCGGGCGGGGCGCCGCCTCCCTCTCGATCGGGTGGCGACACCGTGGCGGCCGCGCGCCCCGCCGTCCACCCGTTGGCCGGTCTCGCGGCCACGAACCGCGCCCCGCCGACGCAGGTCCGCGATCATGTCCCGAGGCTGCGGTCGAGGGCCGTGTCAGCGGCGCGCGCGGGCACGGTCGGCGCTCTGCCCGCGGCGGCGCGACCGCCTGACCGATCCCGGGCCGTCCCAGCGTCGGTACAGCCCCGGTCCTGATCGACCTCACGGTGCTGGAGCCCACCTCCGAGGCACTGGCGGGAGCGCACGGCTCCGGACGGGTCGGGACGGATCGCACGAGCTGACCGCGCCCCCTCCTAGGCTGGGGGAGTGCCGACGACCCGGTCGAACCCGTTGCGGGTGGAGCAGCGCGGCCCACAGCGCGTGGAGCAGCGCGGCCCACTCGTCGGGTGGCCTGCACCGTCGCACGCGTGAACGACCCCGCGGTCCTCGTCTCGACGGCGCTGGCGCTCGGCGCCGCGTACGCGCTGGTGGGCGTCGCCGTCTCGACGGTGGCGCTCGCCACCCGGACGCTGCATCTGGCGGTCGGCCCGATCCTGGTCGTCGGGGTGCTGGTCCGCCTCCTCCTGGGAGTGACCGAGGTCGTGGGCGTGCCCGACGTGGTCGCGGTCCTCGCGGGCCTGACCGTGGGAGCGTTGCTGTCGGCGCTGTTGGAACCGCTGGTCCTCGGCCGGCTCCGCGACGGGCTGCCGTGGTTGATCGGGCTGGTCGTGGCTGCCGCGGTGCTCGAGACCGCGGCGGCGCGGTGGCTCGCAACTCGGGCGTTCCGACCGCAGCCGCTCGTCGGTGGCGAGGGCACGGTCGAGCTCGGTGGGGCGGTCATCGGTGTCCCGCTGGTCGTCGCCCTCTTGATCGGCCTGCCCACCGCCGTCGTGCTCGCCGTCATCGTTCGCCACACACGCTGGGGCAGGCGACTCCGCGTCGTCGGTGCGTCGCCGCCAACGGCGGAGCGTTCGGGGTTCTCCCCCGCGGTCGTCCGCGCCAGCGTGCTGGCGTTGTGCGGTGCCGTCGCCGTGCTGGCCGGCCTGCTCATCGCGCCGGTCACCTTCGTCGGGGTGGGGCAGGCCGCCCCGCTCACGGTCCGTGCGGTGGCCGCCGCAGCCCTGCTCGGCCCCGGCGGGCCGAGGTGGGCCGTGCCCGGTGGCTTCGCGCTGGGCGCCGTCGAGGCGGTCGCGCAGTCGGCGTGGCCGAGAGCAGGAGGCGAGGTCGGGGTGGCCGTGCTCGTCGTCGCGCTGCTGGTGTGGCGTGGGAGCGAGAGGTCCCAGGCGTGGGGCCGCGCGTGGTGAGACGCGCGTGGATCCTCGTCCTCGTCGTCGCAGCCGTCGCGACAGCGTGGTTCGCCCCGCTCCCGGTGGTGCTGGGAGGCAACCGACTCGTGGTGTTCGCTCTG
This window contains:
- a CDS encoding class E sortase gives rise to the protein MTQPPPDDGADDGVVSAEPLGFAMADPVRQRRTSATGFLIDAFRRRRIGRATLSGLTIVLFLAGVGMFAYPFITDVYTSQVVQKGLQEEFDEIQVASFEEWEAEVAGETGKPLTKIVLPKLDVATLVVEGTSPSALRAGAGHYPNTPLPGQVGNVAIAGHRTTYGRPFNRLDQMRPGDDVWLVTPVADHRYVVVSAREAGWIANPYITTPKDWSVVAPTSDASLTLTTCHPKGSAAERLVLRAELAETFEAGYYDRTVAAAA
- a CDS encoding response regulator transcription factor, producing MTLRVALVEDHQVFADALTTMLAQEDIQVVGVAPSEAEALQLVAATRPDLVIVDVTLDEGHDGIAATEALVREHEQLPILILTMHDDADTVTRALAAGARGYVPKHCGRNTLVTAIVAVSQGSAYLHPSITGPFLERIGPLAAEAASEHRLTAHELRVLRAVALGASTKTVAADLGVSPETVKSHLRRVYEKLGVDDRVQAVATAIRRGIIE
- a CDS encoding CAP domain-containing protein, translating into MARHWFRVAAVRRWTRAAVALAGAAVVVTAAPAVADGGHVSGALAFVNGSRSASGSPPVSLDPGLSSIAHGWAVTLAQRDELVHNARLPAALEDAFGSGWVSAGENLGRGPNVTSIHDGFLASASHRAVLLDPAYTLVGIAVVPNGQRLLTVHVFVHPAAPAPAAVTPAADPPGGAPPPSRSGGDTVAAARPAVHPLAGLAATNRAPPTQVRDHVPRLRSRAVSAARAGTVGALPAAARPPDRSRAVPASVQPRS
- a CDS encoding ABC transporter substrate-binding protein codes for the protein MWTPRLLALVVVVAAAACGTGPPDHVRLGLVAPLTGSRAFIGQEMLNGARIAVEELNREGGLLGQPVELVVEDDADLVDLPGQLADLAERQRVTAVVGPEAPGVLLGPRSPLTRRDVPALLPSALAGDVTDASSLVIRTIPAAVDQAETLGRWLSDVRAIDRLALLIADPVEGDAAREDLLDGFVRGGVEVEAVVEAAGDAADLGPSVAALRRAAPDVRAVMLWGPPAPAARATIAVRRQNWDVQVLVPPSAFVSEYRTLAGDASENVVLAFPYREEWFTEPVLMNWLLRYHREHGLGAIPELETLVLDVPVAAVAAYDAVMLVAEAVRVTGSRVPAEVANALVDVEVEGILRTYELGGAREAWDPRDLYVARFHQLATVYDVDPRLDLDEQLRLWQAQVNAEYIPPSVLEGPGGAIIEAIIAERIGEVKEYIPPAPPPGPITPGGVTR